A genomic segment from Clostridium pasteurianum BC1 encodes:
- a CDS encoding cold-shock protein: MTGTVKWFNAQKGFGFITGDDGKDVFAHFSQISSNGYKSLDEGQKVSYNEVEGQKGPQAENITVL, from the coding sequence ATGACAGGTACAGTTAAATGGTTTAATGCACAAAAAGGATTTGGATTTATTACAGGAGACGATGGAAAAGATGTTTTTGCACACTTTTCTCAAATAAGTTCAAATGGTTACAAATCACTTGATGAGGGTCAAAAGGTTTCTTATAATGAAGTAGAAGGACAAAAAGGACCACAAGCAGAAAATATTACTGTTCTTTAA
- a CDS encoding sensor histidine kinase: MDVIKEIVLDSIESFLLLGIFQTLYNKKKFIIQNKLKSILFCTLFVFITYWSTFHIINIYHSLIITLVGILLLAYITRTRIYISAVVFFLFLIIISITEYFTETIEMLVFNVDLNQIFLNPKYSVIFIVTSKILQIIIVLLFFKFRTYFTKFKLFEKEGILFSNLIIQMGIFGLFVFSINFGIFNIKNIKLFNFVIFIVYFIFLLLQLNELKEYRRFVNIEARYKIQEHQIKNMEEMLSIIRQEKHDFANHINVIWGLCSLNKPNAVEQIKKYVIGISGTLHSSFKYIDTGNDCLSALLSIKNSYAVKNNINFNVIIDEPFSSIEINENDLISIISNLVDNAFEAFQLKSNIENKEISIETFSESNKFFIEISNNGDMIPEDIQDKIFDRGFSTKTKKSQDHGFGLYIIKQLIKQNNGNIFLESTPERTKFMIEFKMKELNK, encoded by the coding sequence ATGGATGTTATAAAAGAAATAGTGCTAGATAGTATTGAATCATTCCTTCTTTTAGGAATTTTTCAAACATTATATAATAAAAAAAAATTTATAATACAAAATAAATTAAAATCAATTTTATTTTGCACATTATTTGTATTCATAACTTATTGGAGTACATTTCATATAATTAATATCTATCACTCACTAATTATTACACTAGTTGGTATTTTATTATTAGCTTATATTACAAGAACAAGAATATATATTTCAGCTGTTGTATTTTTTTTGTTTCTTATAATAATTTCTATAACTGAATATTTTACTGAAACCATTGAAATGCTTGTATTTAATGTAGATCTTAATCAAATTTTTTTAAATCCTAAATACTCAGTTATTTTTATAGTAACTTCTAAAATATTACAAATAATTATTGTATTGTTATTTTTTAAATTCAGGACCTATTTTACTAAATTTAAATTATTTGAAAAAGAAGGCATACTCTTTTCTAACTTAATAATTCAAATGGGCATTTTTGGACTTTTCGTGTTTAGTATTAATTTTGGTATTTTTAATATAAAAAATATTAAGCTGTTTAATTTCGTTATATTTATTGTATATTTTATATTTTTGCTATTACAATTAAATGAATTGAAAGAATATAGACGATTTGTAAATATAGAGGCTAGATATAAAATACAAGAACATCAGATTAAAAATATGGAAGAAATGCTTAGTATAATTAGACAAGAAAAACATGATTTTGCAAATCATATTAATGTTATATGGGGTTTGTGCTCATTAAATAAACCAAATGCTGTTGAACAGATAAAAAAATATGTAATCGGGATTTCAGGTACACTTCATTCATCATTTAAATACATAGATACTGGTAATGATTGTTTAAGTGCATTATTATCTATAAAAAATAGTTATGCAGTAAAAAACAATATAAATTTTAATGTAATAATTGATGAACCATTTAGTTCTATAGAAATTAATGAAAATGATTTAATAAGTATTATTAGCAATCTTGTAGACAATGCATTTGAAGCATTCCAACTTAAGTCCAACATTGAAAATAAAGAAATATCAATTGAAACTTTCAGTGAAAGTAATAAATTTTTTATTGAAATATCCAATAATGGAGATATGATTCCTGAAGATATTCAAGATAAAATTTTTGATAGAGGATTTTCTACAAAAACCAAAAAATCACAAGACCATGGATTTGGATTATATATAATTAAGCAATTAATCAAACAAAACAACGGTAATATATTTTTAGAAAGCACTCCCGAAAGAACTAAATTTATGATTGAATTTAAAATGAAGGAGTTAAATAAATGA
- a CDS encoding aspartyl-phosphate phosphatase Spo0E family protein — protein MCKKLEKLRDKLNRMLDSDKYTYEEILEVSQKLDKLVVDYYKSHENQI, from the coding sequence ATGTGTAAAAAATTAGAAAAACTAAGAGATAAATTAAATAGAATGTTAGATTCAGATAAGTATACATATGAAGAAATACTGGAAGTAAGTCAGAAATTGGACAAGCTAGTTGTTGATTATTATAAGTCTCATGAGAATCAGATTTAA
- a CDS encoding polysaccharide deacetylase family protein, with amino-acid sequence MRRKKIILYATSIFLVILILFKGFSSFYKPRAAPAQNIIQSKKVIYLTFDDGPSNVITDKVLDILKENNVHATFFLIGNQINGLENTVRRIHTEGHSIGLHTYTHKLKYIYANENNFIKEMLDCRNEINRVTGISPNIIRFPCGSRKYLNSNYLSKLHSYNFKIYDWNVETSDGINPKLSPYRQYMRAVKESKNLSQIVLLMHCGYANKNTCKALPKIIKYYKQKGYEFKTIKDDTPEIIQ; translated from the coding sequence TTGCGACGTAAAAAAATTATTTTATATGCTACAAGTATATTTTTAGTTATATTGATATTATTTAAAGGATTTTCCAGTTTTTATAAGCCTAGAGCAGCTCCTGCACAAAATATTATTCAAAGTAAAAAAGTGATTTATCTAACTTTTGATGATGGACCAAGCAATGTTATAACTGATAAAGTATTGGATATATTAAAAGAAAACAATGTACATGCTACTTTTTTCCTAATTGGTAATCAAATTAATGGATTAGAAAATACCGTTAGAAGAATTCATACAGAAGGTCATAGTATAGGATTGCACACGTACACACATAAACTTAAATATATTTATGCCAATGAAAATAATTTTATTAAGGAAATGCTAGATTGTAGAAATGAAATAAATAGAGTAACAGGAATTTCACCTAATATAATTAGATTTCCTTGTGGTAGTAGAAAATATCTTAATTCTAACTATTTAAGTAAATTGCATAGCTATAACTTTAAAATATATGATTGGAACGTTGAAACATCAGATGGAATAAATCCAAAACTTTCACCTTATAGGCAATACATGAGGGCTGTAAAAGAGAGTAAAAACTTATCTCAAATCGTGTTGCTTATGCATTGTGGCTATGCAAATAAGAATACCTGCAAAGCACTACCAAAAATAATTAAATACTATAAACAAAAAGGTTATGAGTTTAAAACTATTAAGGATGATACTCCTGAGATTATTCAATAG
- a CDS encoding cyclic lactone autoinducer peptide, whose product MKTIKKLLTVKAMKAIGTAALFLGTLVIVPTSTLSGHQPKCPDELLK is encoded by the coding sequence ATGAAAACGATTAAAAAATTACTAACAGTAAAAGCAATGAAAGCTATTGGTACTGCTGCTTTATTTTTAGGAACATTAGTTATAGTACCAACATCAACTCTCTCAGGGCATCAACCAAAATGCCCTGACGAACTTCTAAAGTAA
- a CDS encoding AAA family ATPase: MKKYFILVGSPPGCGKTYISMELARLLNNPVYLDKDSIIPLSKMVFKAGKEPYNRSSEFFEEYLRDAEYEAILQVAFECLLFNQHVILNAPFSKEFRSRQYINSLKDKLKTYDANLIPVWVECDPDISHKRMIERNSDRDTWKLSNWDEYVRNENFSLPNLDELYVVHNSDSESFKFDLKELLKIL; encoded by the coding sequence ATGAAAAAATACTTCATACTTGTAGGTTCTCCTCCTGGTTGTGGTAAGACCTATATATCTATGGAATTGGCAAGGCTGCTAAATAATCCTGTATATTTGGATAAAGATTCAATAATACCATTATCTAAAATGGTTTTTAAAGCAGGAAAGGAACCTTATAATAGAAGTTCAGAATTCTTTGAGGAATATTTAAGAGATGCTGAATATGAGGCTATATTACAAGTTGCCTTTGAATGTTTACTTTTTAACCAACATGTAATACTAAATGCACCATTTTCAAAAGAATTCAGGAGTAGACAATATATCAATTCTTTAAAAGATAAACTTAAAACCTATGATGCAAATCTAATTCCTGTTTGGGTTGAATGTGATCCTGATATTTCTCATAAAAGAATGATAGAAAGAAATTCAGATAGGGATACATGGAAATTATCTAATTGGGATGAGTATGTAAGGAATGAAAATTTTTCATTGCCAAACCTAGATGAATTATATGTAGTACATAATTCAGACTCTGAAAGTTTTAAATTTGACCTAAAAGAATTATTAAAAATATTGTAA
- a CDS encoding recombinase family protein, whose amino-acid sequence MKVAVYGRVSTEDQKERSTIENQVTFAKKYCDLHELDIFKIYKEEGISGTIPLNERDEGKKLIEAAKNKEFDTLLVYKLDRLGRSARITLNSIYELESYGLKIKSMTEPFDTSNPSGRFMITMLAGVADLERETILERMWHGANRAARDGKWLGGIVPYGYFVNDDKYLEINNNIIEDINMSEADVIRLIFELVANKGYSTIKVCDYLNLLKAPTSYIKDSRVKLSKGKRKEATAGIWRPNAVRRIIINKTYMGIHEYGKRSKKENREIITRHVQAIVDNEVWEKAQETLKSNQIESMRNSTREYLLRSLIKCSNCGCTFTGVNYRKRKDRKDGAYYVCCGKQNYKGPFNGKCSAKNLPAAWVENYVWDDVVNFIKHPGEAINQLEDNLEIKKSEKANIIKQREQLLYNIENKDNEKQSILDLYRSKLINNKDLEIQLNKIAEEINQSEILIKEIDKDLQSQNSIEAKFDSVEELLSSLRLIINKEDITFEDKRYVILSLVDEVKVTTLEDDLKHKYAKIDISYKFDAKKRGNVKSIKRTLALVAIMLQIKSVRVQHMREKDILVSFQIPFLIA is encoded by the coding sequence ATGAAGGTAGCAGTATACGGAAGAGTCTCGACTGAAGATCAAAAAGAGCGATCTACAATTGAGAACCAGGTAACCTTTGCAAAAAAATATTGTGATCTACATGAACTTGATATATTTAAAATTTATAAAGAAGAAGGAATAAGTGGTACTATTCCCCTTAATGAAAGAGACGAAGGTAAAAAATTAATTGAAGCTGCCAAGAATAAAGAGTTTGATACTTTACTTGTATATAAGTTAGATAGACTTGGCAGATCTGCCAGGATAACATTAAACTCTATCTATGAACTAGAATCTTATGGCCTTAAAATTAAGTCTATGACAGAGCCTTTTGATACTTCTAATCCCAGTGGCCGTTTTATGATTACAATGCTTGCTGGTGTAGCAGATTTAGAAAGAGAAACAATACTAGAAAGAATGTGGCATGGTGCAAACAGAGCTGCAAGGGATGGAAAATGGCTTGGAGGTATAGTACCTTATGGTTACTTTGTAAATGATGATAAATACCTAGAAATAAATAATAATATTATTGAGGATATAAACATGTCTGAAGCAGATGTAATAAGACTTATATTTGAATTAGTAGCTAACAAGGGCTATAGCACTATAAAAGTGTGTGATTATTTAAACTTGTTAAAGGCCCCTACATCTTATATAAAGGATTCTAGGGTAAAGTTATCTAAAGGTAAAAGAAAAGAAGCTACAGCTGGAATATGGAGGCCTAATGCAGTAAGACGTATAATAATAAATAAGACTTATATGGGAATACATGAATATGGTAAAAGAAGTAAAAAAGAAAACAGAGAAATTATAACAAGACATGTTCAAGCTATAGTAGATAATGAAGTATGGGAAAAAGCTCAAGAAACTCTTAAGTCAAATCAAATTGAATCTATGCGCAATTCTACCAGAGAGTACTTGCTTCGTAGTTTAATTAAGTGCAGTAATTGTGGATGCACCTTTACAGGTGTAAATTATAGAAAGCGTAAAGATAGAAAAGATGGCGCATATTATGTATGCTGCGGAAAACAAAACTATAAAGGCCCCTTTAACGGAAAGTGTAGTGCTAAGAATTTACCTGCAGCATGGGTTGAAAATTATGTATGGGATGATGTAGTCAATTTTATAAAGCATCCTGGTGAAGCTATAAACCAATTAGAAGACAATTTAGAAATAAAAAAATCTGAAAAAGCCAATATAATAAAACAGAGAGAACAACTTCTGTATAACATAGAAAATAAGGACAATGAAAAGCAATCCATATTAGACCTATATAGAAGCAAGCTGATCAATAATAAAGATTTAGAAATTCAGCTAAATAAAATTGCTGAAGAAATAAATCAAAGTGAAATCTTAATCAAGGAAATAGATAAGGATCTTCAATCACAAAATTCTATTGAGGCAAAATTTGATTCAGTTGAAGAACTACTTTCTAGCCTTAGATTAATTATAAATAAAGAAGATATAACTTTTGAAGATAAACGATATGTAATCTTAAGTCTTGTTGATGAAGTTAAAGTTACTACTTTAGAAGATGATTTAAAACATAAGTATGCTAAAATAGATATATCATATAAATTTGATGCAAAGAAACGTGGAAACGTCAAATCTATTAAACGCACGCTTGCCCTTGTGGCAATTATGCTTCAAATAAAGAGTGTACGTGTACAGCATATGAGAGAAAAAGATATCTTGGTAAGCTTTCAAATCCCCTTCTTGATCGCATAG
- a CDS encoding helix-turn-helix transcriptional regulator — protein MDNKEKEMRMLIKKQANFKLKGLRASCNLKQSDIAKELGISESTYNRKENGYADFSETEMWQISKILNKEPESIFFSNIFFDNKVAK, from the coding sequence ATGGATAACAAAGAAAAGGAGATGAGAATGTTGATAAAAAAACAGGCTAACTTTAAGCTAAAAGGATTAAGAGCATCATGTAATTTAAAGCAGTCTGATATAGCTAAAGAACTAGGGATATCAGAATCAACATATAATAGAAAAGAAAATGGATATGCTGATTTTTCTGAGACCGAAATGTGGCAAATTAGCAAAATTTTAAATAAAGAACCTGAGTCCATTTTCTTTAGTAATATTTTTTTTGATAATAAAGTTGCCAAATAG
- a CDS encoding helix-turn-helix domain-containing protein, with amino-acid sequence MATFQERMKEIRTEKDITLEDLAKALNTTKSTLSRYENNLRVPNVDFINQLAKYFNVSVDYLLGNTDNPNIKNSESKLTKKDEKDIQKALSKTLEQLESSQDGLMFDGEPMDETTREMLRISIENSMRIAKEAAKKYTPKKYRK; translated from the coding sequence ATGGCAACTTTCCAAGAAAGAATGAAAGAAATTAGAACTGAAAAAGATATAACATTAGAAGACTTAGCAAAAGCTTTAAATACAACTAAATCGACTCTTTCTAGATATGAAAATAACTTAAGAGTACCAAATGTTGATTTCATAAATCAATTAGCAAAATATTTTAATGTTTCAGTAGATTATCTATTAGGTAATACAGATAACCCAAACATTAAAAATTCTGAATCTAAATTAACTAAAAAAGATGAAAAAGATATACAAAAAGCTCTTAGTAAAACATTAGAACAGTTAGAAAGCTCCCAAGATGGTCTCATGTTTGATGGTGAACCAATGGATGAGACTACTAGAGAGATGCTAAGAATAAGCATTGAAAACTCAATGCGAATTGCTAAAGAAGCTGCTAAAAAATATACTCCTAAAAAATACAGAAAATAA
- a CDS encoding ImmA/IrrE family metallo-endopeptidase produces MRKVIKEEVERLIKKHKTNDPFEIAASEHILIFEEPLGLINGYYNKFVRQKMIHINSNLKDHKFKKFFTCAHELGHATIHPNANTPFLRNNTFFSIDRLEIEANTFAVFMTIPEDLLFAYEGFTCEQISKAEDIPVQALKLRFMDLLR; encoded by the coding sequence ATGAGAAAAGTAATAAAAGAAGAAGTTGAACGTCTTATAAAAAAACATAAAACAAATGACCCATTTGAAATAGCAGCTTCTGAGCATATTCTAATATTTGAAGAACCTTTAGGTTTGATCAATGGTTATTATAATAAGTTTGTTAGACAAAAAATGATACATATAAACTCTAATCTAAAAGATCATAAATTCAAAAAATTTTTCACTTGTGCTCATGAACTTGGACATGCTACTATACATCCTAATGCAAATACTCCATTTTTGAGGAATAATACCTTTTTCTCGATTGATAGATTAGAAATTGAAGCTAATACATTTGCAGTTTTTATGACAATCCCTGAAGATCTTTTATTTGCTTATGAAGGATTTACCTGTGAGCAAATTTCAAAAGCTGAGGACATTCCTGTACAAGCTTTAAAGTTGAGATTTATGGATTTATTGAGGTGA
- a CDS encoding PhzF family phenazine biosynthesis protein gives MKFFHVDVFSSKTMSGNGLTVVFPEQPLDDEILLKITQEFRQFETIFIFERNESEAFPVRIFTVDEELTFAGHPILGASAVIHNLFFSSENIARILFDISGRTVNIKSKKSEGIYNVTMNQGSPKFIQKIEKNAYSEIAATLNIREYDIDENFPVEVISTGLPYLLVPVKDRLSDTKINDKNFENFLSNFGAKFVYVFNPETLECRTWDNNGTTEDIATGSAAGPLCAYLVKNKLKKIDEIINIHQGKFVNRPSIIQGWVSQALGKQEVFISGKVTFFASGNINI, from the coding sequence ATGAAGTTTTTTCATGTAGATGTCTTTTCATCAAAAACAATGAGTGGAAATGGTCTCACAGTTGTTTTTCCAGAACAACCACTAGATGATGAAATACTATTGAAAATTACTCAAGAATTTAGACAATTTGAAACTATTTTTATTTTTGAAAGAAATGAAAGTGAAGCTTTCCCAGTTAGGATATTTACAGTGGATGAAGAGTTAACTTTTGCTGGTCATCCAATATTGGGTGCTAGTGCTGTAATCCATAATTTATTTTTTTCTTCTGAAAATATTGCACGAATATTATTTGATATATCAGGGAGAACTGTAAATATTAAATCTAAAAAATCAGAGGGTATATATAATGTAACAATGAATCAGGGATCACCAAAATTTATACAAAAAATTGAAAAAAATGCTTATAGTGAGATTGCAGCTACTTTAAATATCAGAGAATATGATATTGATGAAAACTTTCCTGTTGAAGTTATATCTACTGGGTTACCATATCTTTTGGTGCCAGTAAAGGATAGGCTATCAGATACCAAAATTAATGACAAAAACTTTGAAAATTTCTTATCTAATTTTGGAGCTAAGTTTGTTTATGTATTTAATCCTGAAACTCTTGAGTGTAGAACGTGGGATAATAATGGAACAACAGAAGATATAGCAACAGGGAGTGCAGCAGGACCACTATGTGCCTATCTTGTAAAAAATAAATTAAAAAAAATAGATGAAATAATAAATATTCACCAAGGAAAATTTGTTAATAGACCAAGTATAATTCAAGGGTGGGTTTCACAAGCTTTAGGCAAACAAGAAGTTTTTATAAGTGGTAAAGTAACGTTTTTTGCATCGGGAAATATAAATATTTAA
- a CDS encoding C40 family peptidase — translation MKKKRLLTFIFSLLMVFNIITVFSANVEATTKGQAVVKYAEQFIGVNYVWGGESPTGFDCSGFTKYVYGHFGVTLPHKASTQYKYGNSISKSNLEPGDLVFFGKTASGIYHVGIYIGGGKFIHAPKSGEKLKITDLRYMPDYYGAKRLNIK, via the coding sequence ATGAAAAAGAAAAGATTGTTAACATTTATTTTCTCACTACTAATGGTATTTAACATAATTACTGTTTTTAGTGCTAATGTAGAAGCAACAACTAAAGGACAAGCTGTAGTGAAATATGCTGAACAGTTTATAGGTGTTAACTATGTTTGGGGAGGAGAAAGTCCTACGGGATTTGATTGCTCTGGATTTACAAAGTATGTATACGGTCACTTTGGTGTAACTTTACCTCACAAAGCATCCACTCAATACAAATACGGTAATTCGATTAGCAAAAGTAATTTAGAACCAGGTGATTTAGTATTCTTTGGAAAAACAGCTAGTGGTATTTATCATGTAGGTATATACATAGGTGGAGGTAAATTTATACATGCACCAAAATCAGGAGAAAAGTTAAAAATAACAGATCTTCGTTATATGCCAGATTATTATGGGGCAAAGAGATTAAATATTAAGTAG
- a CDS encoding potassium channel family protein: protein MYYKDTFNSLIKNSKLKRSYELSMALLSIIIIIMIILEYMNTLSLKETEIMDITDNVITIVFAIDYFTRLILSKNKKEFFKHNIIDLIAIIPFNSIFQVARILKITRLARLTKIFKVFRLLRVFVLLEKFKKNMDDFFKTNNFHYAVWITFTTVIIGAVGMYLAEGRSFTDSLWWSFVTVTTVGYGDISPSTTSGRIIAAILMLVGIGFLGILTGTISTFFIKQEKEELPSLKNETIEMIKSRLNNYENLTNDDLDFICNLIQSLKHE from the coding sequence TTGTATTATAAAGATACATTTAATAGCCTAATTAAAAATTCTAAGTTAAAAAGATCATATGAACTTTCTATGGCTCTTTTATCAATAATCATTATTATAATGATTATCTTAGAATATATGAATACATTATCACTAAAAGAAACTGAAATAATGGATATTACAGATAACGTAATAACAATAGTATTTGCAATAGATTATTTTACTCGACTTATATTATCCAAAAATAAGAAAGAATTCTTTAAACATAACATTATAGATTTAATAGCCATTATACCATTTAATAGTATATTTCAAGTTGCACGTATACTAAAAATTACTCGTCTAGCCCGTCTTACAAAAATATTTAAAGTATTTAGACTTCTAAGAGTTTTTGTGTTATTAGAAAAATTTAAGAAGAACATGGATGATTTTTTTAAAACAAATAATTTTCATTATGCTGTTTGGATTACTTTTACTACTGTAATAATCGGAGCTGTTGGTATGTATTTAGCTGAAGGTAGATCTTTTACCGATAGCCTTTGGTGGAGTTTTGTTACTGTAACAACCGTTGGATATGGAGATATATCACCTTCAACTACATCTGGCCGAATTATTGCTGCAATATTAATGCTTGTAGGTATAGGATTTTTAGGTATACTCACAGGTACTATTTCTACATTCTTTATAAAGCAAGAAAAAGAAGAACTTCCATCACTAAAAAATGAGACTATCGAAATGATAAAATCCAGGTTAAACAACTATGAGAATTTAACCAATGATGATTTGGATTTTATCTGCAATTTAATACAATCATTAAAACATGAATAA